One segment of Salvelinus alpinus chromosome 1, SLU_Salpinus.1, whole genome shotgun sequence DNA contains the following:
- the ankrd40 gene encoding ankyrin repeat domain-containing protein 40, whose translation MSTTSLDKELQERLREASAIGDIDEVRILVESGVNVNSQNEINGWTCLHWACKRNHKPVVSYLLNSGADQEILTAKDELPVQLTSKPEIRRLLGVEEEEVPEIKEPELPIIPNYLSNPPFMYSKMDNKAELILAQLTQNGNGDHSSDDPHSDSASLSPTHEQQLPQQPQSLLSDTPSPREGAFIPLAQQNGVLPSPASSLTVNGGLPMDLSMEPHLVNHGEYPHSVAHNGPVCSPPLPSPSTTSSSSQAQMANANPSMTRQQSLPQQLNCGQGTGGNMPAFQPFFFTSTFPVNVQELVLKVRIQNPNARENDFIEVELDRQELTYRSLLRVCCRELDISAEHVEKIRKLPNTMLRKDKDVARLQDFQELEVVLEKAEGLALLSGAGGLTDRPCYNMKASRLTY comes from the exons ATGTCAACGACATCGTTGGATAAGGAATTGCAAGAGCGCTTGAGAGAGGCGTCTGCGATTGGAGACATCGACGAGGTGCGGATTTTAGTGGAAAGCGGAGTAAATGTCAACTCTCAAAACGAAATAAACGGGTG GACATGTTTGCATTGGGCATGCAAGAGAAACCACAAACCGGTTGTGTCGTACCTGCTGAACTCTGGCGCTGACCAAGAGATCCTCACTGCTAAAGATGAGCTGCCTGTCCAGCTGACCTCTAAGCCTGAAATCAGAAGACTGTTAGGAG TTGAGGAGGAGGAAGTGCCTGAAATCAAGGAGCCTGAGTTGCCAATCATCCCAAACTACCTGTCCAACCCACCATTCATGTACAGTAAGATGGACAACAAGGCTGAGCTCATATTGGCACAGTTGACCCAAAATGGAAATGGAGACCACTCATCAGATGACCCACACAGCGACTCAGCTTCCCTGTCGCCCACTCACGAGCAACAGCTGCCTCAGCAACCGCAGAGCCTACTCTCTGACACCCCGAGCCCGAGAGAGGGGGCCTTCATTCCATTGGCGCAGCAGAACGGAGTGTTGCCGAGCCCCGCCTCGTCTCTCACCGTCAACGGAGGCCTGCCTATGGACCTCTCCATGGAGCCCCACCTGGTCAACCATGGGGAGTACCCACACTCGGTGGCCCATAATGGGCCTGTGTgctctcctcccctgccctcccccaGCACCACCAGCAGTAGCAGCCAAGCCCAGATGGCTAACGCTAACCCATCTATGACCCGGCAGCAGTCCCTCCCTCAGCAGCTCAACTGTGGCCAGGGTACTGGGGGTAACATGCCTGCCTTCCAGCCTTTCTTCTTTACCAGTACATTCCCTGTCAATGTGCAAG AGCTGGTCCTAAAGGTGCGCATCCAGAACCCCAACGCGCGGGAGAACGACTTCATCGAGGTGGAGCTGGACAGACAGGAGCTGACCTACCGCTCGCTGCTCCGGGTGTGCTGCCGCGAGCTGGACATCAGCGCCGAACACGTGGAGAAGATCCGCAAGCTGCCCAACACCATGCTACGAAAG GACAAAGACGTGGCTCGGCTGCAGGACTTCCAGGAGTTAGAGGTGGTGCTGGAGAAGGCTGAGGGCCTGGCACTCCTCTCTGGGGCGGGAGGCCTCACCGACAGACCCTGCTACAACATGAAGGCCTCCAGACTCACCTACTAG